Proteins found in one Planctomycetes bacterium MalM25 genomic segment:
- the zraR_1 gene encoding Transcriptional regulatory protein ZraR — translation MAKLTPEERPLLEAFSELTYCNPFEPVRIELEQAVLGDRFVPEGLDSWSRTEKLDRRERQNVVRLTELAGQLVNQLAERQQKGDALTGQDAAHYDDLVTYTLYYRHLAGLDESLLDPGNANHRLKRLAGVWRAFSEDRERLLAPLGAAERRDLPESDHLFACLHQVRRAFNAIFDYLIGESRPATRLRAQVWQSIFTHDLRRYRRTLYRCMGDLATLVTGPSGSGKELVARAIGSSQYRAFDGESGAFVVAAESGEAFIALNLSALSPTLIESELFGHHKGAFTGATGDHVGWLERCPAHGAVFLDEIGELDPAIQVKLLRVAQTRDYSRLGESKPRHFFGKLLAATNRDLATEMREGRFREDLYYRLCSDRVMVPSLQEQIVDRPEVLSGLTRFLSHRVLGGGDIEREVETLSLEVLAWIDQRLPSGYGWPGNIRELEQCVRSVLVRREYHPPSSESGPAHSRWLRHAQGGKLTAEELLNAYCRLVYERQGGYEQAARVLGLDRRTVKSRVMAASDGGGD, via the coding sequence ATGGCGAAACTAACCCCCGAAGAACGCCCCCTGCTTGAGGCGTTCAGCGAGCTCACCTACTGCAACCCTTTCGAGCCCGTGCGGATCGAGCTCGAGCAGGCGGTGCTGGGGGATCGCTTTGTCCCGGAAGGGCTCGATTCCTGGAGCCGCACCGAGAAGTTGGATCGCCGCGAGCGGCAGAACGTTGTGCGACTAACTGAGCTTGCCGGTCAGCTCGTCAACCAGCTCGCGGAGCGCCAGCAGAAGGGGGATGCGCTGACCGGCCAGGACGCCGCCCACTACGACGACCTGGTCACCTACACGCTTTACTACCGCCACCTTGCTGGCCTGGACGAGTCGTTGCTCGACCCCGGGAACGCCAACCATCGGCTGAAGCGGTTGGCTGGGGTTTGGCGCGCCTTCAGCGAGGATCGCGAACGGCTCCTCGCGCCCCTCGGGGCGGCCGAACGCCGCGACTTGCCGGAGAGCGATCACCTGTTCGCCTGCCTCCACCAGGTGCGCCGCGCGTTCAACGCGATCTTCGATTACCTCATCGGCGAGTCGCGCCCGGCGACGCGCCTGCGCGCCCAGGTGTGGCAATCGATCTTCACCCACGACCTGCGCCGTTACCGCCGCACGCTGTACCGTTGTATGGGCGACCTCGCGACGCTGGTTACGGGGCCGTCGGGGAGCGGCAAGGAACTCGTGGCGAGGGCGATCGGGAGTTCGCAGTACCGCGCGTTCGACGGCGAATCGGGCGCCTTTGTTGTCGCGGCGGAGTCGGGCGAGGCGTTCATCGCCCTCAACCTGTCGGCCCTCTCGCCGACGCTCATCGAGTCCGAACTCTTCGGCCACCACAAGGGCGCTTTCACCGGAGCGACGGGCGACCACGTCGGTTGGCTCGAGCGTTGCCCGGCGCACGGCGCCGTGTTCCTCGATGAGATCGGCGAGCTCGACCCGGCGATCCAGGTGAAGCTGTTGCGGGTCGCCCAGACCCGTGACTACAGCCGACTGGGGGAGAGCAAGCCGCGACACTTTTTCGGCAAGCTCCTGGCGGCGACCAACCGCGACCTGGCGACCGAGATGCGCGAAGGGCGTTTTCGCGAGGACCTTTATTACCGGCTCTGCTCGGACCGGGTGATGGTCCCCTCGCTCCAAGAGCAGATCGTTGATCGCCCCGAAGTGCTCAGTGGGCTCACCCGCTTCCTGTCGCACCGGGTGCTCGGAGGGGGCGACATCGAGCGGGAGGTCGAAACCCTCTCCCTGGAAGTGCTGGCGTGGATCGATCAGCGTCTGCCCAGCGGTTACGGCTGGCCCGGCAACATCCGTGAGCTCGAGCAATGCGTGCGCAGCGTGCTGGTGCGTCGGGAGTACCACCCCCCTTCCAGCGAAAGCGGTCCCGCCCACTCGCGGTGGCTGCGTCACGCTCAGGGGGGCAAGCTGACCGCCGAGGAGCTGCTCAACGCCTACTGCCGTCTCGTGTACGAGCGGCAGGGGGGGTACGAGCAAGCGGCTCGCGTGCTGGGGCTCGATCGTCGCACGGTTAAGAGCCGCGTCATGGCGGCGTCGGATGGCGGCGGCGACTAG